The following coding sequences lie in one Planctomicrobium piriforme genomic window:
- a CDS encoding SRPBCC family protein — protein sequence MTSSIAAETPMQTVDIQKIIEIAAPIEIAFEAMLEELGPEAQLQDGSSYPFKLEPWPGGRWYRDLGDNTGHLWGHVQVIKPPKLLEICGPLMMSYPAMNHVQYRFTSEGNGTKLAFVHRGIGLISEQLREGMPGGWASWADRIRQRAERQAK from the coding sequence ATGACGAGCAGTATTGCCGCTGAGACGCCAATGCAGACGGTCGACATTCAGAAAATCATCGAGATTGCGGCTCCGATTGAGATTGCCTTTGAGGCGATGCTCGAAGAGCTCGGCCCAGAGGCGCAGCTGCAGGACGGCAGTTCTTACCCGTTCAAACTGGAACCCTGGCCCGGCGGACGCTGGTATCGCGATTTAGGTGACAACACAGGCCATCTGTGGGGGCATGTGCAGGTCATCAAGCCGCCGAAACTGCTCGAAATCTGCGGGCCGCTCATGATGTCTTATCCCGCGATGAATCATGTGCAGTATCGGTTCACGTCAGAGGGAAACGGCACAAAGCTGGCGTTTGTTCACCGCGGCATCGGCCTGATTTCAGAACAGCTTCGCGAGGGAATGCCAGGAGGCTGGGCTTCGTGGGCCGACAGAATTCGCCAACGAGCTGAACGCCAGGCGAAGTAG
- a CDS encoding ArsR/SmtB family transcription factor gives MPRASTRSDVFNAIAEPRRRQIIDLLSRHRGLAVGAIVLALGLPQPTISKHLNVLKDVGLVSVSKQGQSRVYDLNYEQLRPVYDWVKTFEQHWDHQLDRIRARAEKRAQAVSHKIDPNKDNRKKS, from the coding sequence ATGCCCAGAGCCAGTACCCGATCGGACGTATTTAATGCCATCGCCGAGCCCCGACGGCGGCAGATCATTGACTTGCTGTCGCGGCACCGCGGATTGGCAGTGGGCGCGATTGTGCTCGCGCTGGGGCTGCCGCAGCCGACGATCTCAAAGCACCTGAACGTCCTCAAGGATGTGGGCCTGGTCTCGGTGAGCAAGCAGGGCCAAAGCCGGGTGTACGATCTCAACTATGAGCAACTGCGGCCGGTCTACGACTGGGTGAAGACGTTCGAACAGCACTGGGATCACCAGCTCGACCGCATTCGTGCTCGCGCCGAAAAACGCGCTCAGGCGGTCTCCCACAAGATCGATCCGAACAAAGACAACAGGAAGAAATCATGA
- a CDS encoding thiolase family protein gives MAAQVWIVSAKRTPQGRFLGALAQRSAVDLGVAAAKAALSGIDPALIDSVIVGNVLGAGLGMNVARQIGILSGLPVTVPAFTVNMMCASGMQAVVLAAQAVCSGTARAVLCGGTESMSNAPYLLNRARSGYRFGDGVLIDSVLRDGLTDVFSDEHMGLTAERVAERYAVSREAQDQFAVRSQQRYAAALSADRFREEIVPVDGLNHDEQSRPDTTMERLAKLKPAFAAAGSVTAGNASGVNDGAAMLVVCSEQYGRQQGWAPLAIIGENTAAGCDPAWMGMGPVHATRLLSRAPGEFDHIELNEAFAGQALACIHELELDEAKVNPHGGGIAMGHPIGATGARLLVHLAHRKPKRGLATLCVGGGMGCAVVIEQP, from the coding sequence ATGGCGGCTCAGGTCTGGATCGTGTCGGCGAAGCGGACCCCTCAAGGACGATTTCTGGGAGCGCTGGCGCAGCGTTCGGCAGTGGACCTGGGCGTGGCGGCGGCGAAAGCGGCTTTGAGCGGGATCGACCCGGCACTGATCGATTCCGTCATCGTCGGAAACGTGCTGGGAGCAGGCCTGGGCATGAATGTCGCCCGGCAGATTGGAATTCTATCCGGGCTGCCAGTCACGGTTCCGGCTTTCACAGTCAACATGATGTGCGCCTCCGGCATGCAGGCGGTCGTGCTGGCGGCTCAGGCAGTCTGCAGTGGAACAGCCAGGGCGGTGCTCTGCGGCGGCACGGAGTCGATGTCGAACGCACCGTATCTCCTCAACCGTGCCCGGTCCGGCTACCGCTTTGGGGACGGCGTGCTGATTGACTCCGTCTTGCGGGACGGGCTGACGGATGTGTTCAGCGACGAACACATGGGACTGACTGCCGAACGAGTGGCGGAGCGTTATGCCGTCTCGCGCGAAGCTCAAGATCAGTTCGCGGTCCGCAGTCAGCAACGGTACGCCGCTGCGCTAAGTGCGGATCGATTCCGCGAAGAGATCGTGCCTGTCGATGGTCTGAATCACGACGAACAATCGCGGCCGGACACGACGATGGAGCGATTGGCGAAGTTGAAACCCGCCTTCGCCGCTGCCGGGTCTGTGACGGCGGGCAATGCCTCTGGCGTCAATGACGGGGCTGCGATGCTCGTTGTGTGCAGCGAGCAGTATGGCCGGCAGCAGGGCTGGGCTCCGCTCGCCATCATTGGTGAAAATACCGCGGCAGGCTGCGATCCCGCCTGGATGGGGATGGGACCGGTTCATGCAACCCGCCTGCTCAGCCGCGCCCCTGGCGAATTCGATCACATTGAATTGAATGAAGCTTTCGCAGGGCAAGCACTCGCGTGCATTCACGAACTTGAACTGGATGAGGCGAAGGTGAATCCGCACGGCGGCGGCATCGCGATGGGACATCCGATCGGTGCGACGGGGGCACGGCTGCTGGTCCATCTCGCTCATCGGAAACCAAAACGGGGACTGGCGACGCTGTGCGTTGGGGGCGGAATGGGGTGTGCGGTCGTGATTGAACAACCCTGA
- a CDS encoding AMP-binding protein translates to MSEHQREGHPSNSSVWTASPELLQAANVTWLMQQVGVDSYDALHAWSVQNREAYWELVIERLGLRFQQPFDRVLDLARGLEEPDWLPGARLNIVESCFLAPPDSTAIVFQREGGTIEKMSVGELQVLAHRVAAGLVRLGFKPGDAIAVVLPMTVEAVAIYLGIIHAGCVVVGIAESFRPREIVMRLRLANAVAVFTQDVLIRGRKKLPLYANVVEAEAPLAIVLPAEETSNVSLRADDLDWNAFLSSEGTMAAVSRTPADHLNILFSSGTTGEPKAIPWSQTTPIKCAADAHFHQEIQPGDVLVWPTSLGWMMGPWLIFASLLNRATIGLYYGLSTCREFGVFVQDARATMLGVVPTLVKSWRTTGVMNDLDWSTLKLFSSTGECSSADDMQWLMGRGGGKPVIEYCGGTEIGGGYITGTIAKPCSAGTFNTPALGLNVAIVDDERQPADSGELFIVPPSIGLSTSLLNREHHEVYFADAPRAPDGGLLRRHGDRMQRLPTGDWQALGRADDTMNLGGIKVSSAEIEQVLRTVPGIAELAAIAVSPGGGPSQLVIFAVPAAASLLSQSDGIVSMQNAIRRDLNPLFKIHDLFFVDALPRTASNKIMRRTLRDQYRARAAE, encoded by the coding sequence ATGAGCGAGCATCAGCGCGAAGGACATCCATCGAATTCGTCCGTCTGGACGGCGTCGCCGGAATTGCTGCAGGCTGCCAACGTCACCTGGCTCATGCAACAGGTCGGTGTCGACTCTTACGACGCACTGCATGCGTGGTCTGTCCAGAATCGAGAGGCCTACTGGGAACTGGTGATCGAGCGGCTGGGACTGCGTTTTCAGCAACCGTTTGATCGCGTATTGGATCTCGCACGCGGACTTGAAGAGCCGGACTGGTTGCCGGGCGCTCGACTGAACATTGTCGAAAGCTGCTTTCTGGCGCCGCCGGATTCGACGGCGATCGTCTTTCAGCGGGAAGGTGGAACGATTGAGAAGATGAGTGTTGGCGAGCTGCAAGTCTTGGCCCATCGCGTGGCCGCTGGGCTGGTGCGACTCGGGTTCAAGCCGGGGGACGCGATTGCCGTCGTGCTGCCGATGACGGTCGAAGCGGTCGCAATTTACCTGGGCATCATTCACGCCGGCTGCGTGGTCGTCGGCATTGCGGAGAGCTTCCGGCCGCGCGAGATTGTGATGCGGCTACGGCTGGCGAACGCGGTCGCGGTTTTCACACAGGATGTGCTGATCCGCGGCAGGAAGAAGTTGCCGCTCTATGCGAACGTGGTCGAGGCGGAAGCCCCGTTGGCGATTGTGCTGCCGGCGGAGGAGACATCGAACGTCTCATTGCGTGCCGACGATCTGGACTGGAACGCCTTTTTGAGTTCAGAGGGAACAATGGCGGCGGTCTCACGAACGCCTGCCGATCATCTCAACATCCTGTTTTCGTCAGGCACGACTGGCGAGCCCAAGGCGATTCCCTGGTCGCAGACGACTCCGATCAAGTGTGCCGCGGATGCCCATTTTCATCAGGAGATTCAGCCTGGCGACGTTCTAGTCTGGCCGACGAGCCTCGGCTGGATGATGGGCCCCTGGCTGATCTTTGCCAGTCTGCTGAATCGGGCGACCATCGGGCTGTATTACGGATTGTCGACTTGTCGCGAGTTTGGCGTCTTTGTGCAGGATGCCAGGGCGACGATGCTGGGAGTCGTCCCCACGCTGGTCAAGTCATGGCGCACGACCGGAGTGATGAACGACCTCGACTGGAGCACGCTGAAGCTTTTCAGTTCGACCGGCGAATGCTCTTCTGCGGACGATATGCAGTGGCTGATGGGCAGGGGGGGCGGCAAGCCGGTTATCGAATACTGCGGCGGCACGGAAATTGGCGGCGGCTATATCACCGGGACGATTGCGAAGCCTTGCAGTGCTGGGACGTTCAATACCCCGGCCCTCGGACTGAACGTCGCGATTGTTGACGATGAGAGACAGCCTGCGGACAGCGGTGAACTGTTCATCGTGCCGCCGTCGATCGGACTTTCGACCTCATTGCTGAACAGAGAGCATCACGAGGTGTACTTCGCCGATGCGCCGCGTGCACCGGACGGCGGATTACTGCGACGGCATGGCGATCGAATGCAGCGGCTGCCGACGGGCGACTGGCAGGCATTAGGGCGTGCGGATGACACGATGAACCTCGGGGGGATCAAAGTCAGTTCCGCTGAAATCGAACAAGTGCTACGGACCGTGCCGGGGATTGCGGAGCTGGCAGCGATTGCAGTCTCGCCGGGCGGCGGACCCAGCCAGTTGGTGATCTTTGCTGTTCCTGCCGCAGCTTCGCTGCTTTCGCAAAGCGACGGCATCGTCAGCATGCAGAACGCCATTCGTCGCGACCTGAACCCGTTATTCAAAATTCACGATCTCTTTTTTGTCGACGCACTGCCGCGGACCGCTTCAAACAAGATCATGCGGCGGACGCTGCGGGATCAATACCGTGCCCGCGCCGCAGAATAG
- a CDS encoding 3-hydroxybutyrate dehydrogenase: MSNPARTILITGAGSGLGRGMAIWLAKQGHSILVADLRFDAAQETAALIQSEQGRAEAYQLDVTSEEEIAKFMATLGDRAVDVVINNAGLQHVCSVEEFPVEKWDLLIKVLLKGPFLLTQATLPGMRARGFGRFIQIGSIHSLVASPYKSAYTAAKHALLGLSKVLALESAGAEITSNTICPAYVRTPLVDAQIAAQAVTRGLPEEEVIERIMLAPMPKKTFITVEEIAAAADYLISPLARNVTGQTIVIDGGWTAQ; the protein is encoded by the coding sequence ATGAGCAATCCTGCACGAACCATTCTGATCACCGGGGCCGGCAGCGGACTGGGACGCGGAATGGCGATTTGGCTGGCAAAACAGGGCCATTCCATCCTGGTGGCCGATCTGCGCTTTGATGCGGCGCAGGAGACGGCCGCACTGATTCAATCTGAACAAGGGCGTGCTGAGGCATATCAGCTCGATGTGACTTCAGAGGAGGAGATTGCAAAATTCATGGCGACGCTGGGTGACAGGGCCGTCGATGTGGTCATCAACAATGCGGGGCTGCAGCATGTTTGTTCCGTAGAGGAATTTCCTGTCGAGAAATGGGATCTGCTCATCAAGGTACTTTTGAAGGGCCCCTTTCTGCTCACCCAGGCGACGTTGCCGGGAATGCGTGCGCGGGGCTTTGGACGGTTCATTCAGATCGGGTCAATTCACTCGCTGGTGGCGTCGCCCTACAAGTCGGCGTACACCGCCGCCAAGCATGCGTTATTGGGGCTCTCGAAGGTTTTGGCTTTGGAGTCCGCAGGCGCCGAGATCACCAGCAATACCATCTGCCCGGCGTACGTTCGCACCCCCTTAGTGGATGCCCAGATTGCTGCCCAGGCCGTGACTCGCGGCCTGCCGGAAGAAGAGGTGATCGAGCGCATCATGCTCGCGCCGATGCCGAAAAAGACATTCATCACAGTCGAGGAAATTGCAGCGGCTGCGGACTATTTGATCAGCCCTTTGGCCCGGAATGTCACCGGACAGACCATCGTCATCGATGGGGGCTGGACGGCTCAATGA